Proteins from a genomic interval of Symmachiella macrocystis:
- a CDS encoding carbon storage regulator — protein MLVLTREVGQKVMINGDIAATVSAIGRDFCDVNISHRDGRLISNVTLRIGMSRQELAHGVWGHLANVAPQKKVRLAFEVPNGVTVVREG, from the coding sequence ATGTTAGTGCTTACCCGCGAGGTGGGGCAAAAGGTGATGATCAATGGCGACATTGCGGCGACAGTGTCGGCCATCGGACGCGACTTTTGCGACGTAAACATTAGTCATCGCGACGGTCGCCTGATCAGCAACGTGACTCTTCGTATTGGCATGAGCCGCCAGGAATTGGCGCACGGCGTGTGGGGTCACCTTGCCAATGTGGCACCTCAGAAAAAGGTTCGCTTAGCTTTTGAAGTCCCCAATGGCGTCACGGTTGTACGAGAAGGTTAA